In the Populus trichocarpa isolate Nisqually-1 chromosome 8, P.trichocarpa_v4.1, whole genome shotgun sequence genome, GTGATTTTAAGAGTGATATCCATCCCTCATCCTCGTAATGCCTGGGGAAAATTGCTATTAAAGCCCAAGATTGACCAAGttcatttgaagaaaaaggttGCATGAGCCACCTAAAACCCCTGAAAGAAGTCATTCCCAATACTCAAGTATTGTCGCCTGCAATTCTCAATTTCTTGAAGCAAACTAGTctaaagaaaaccaagaaaccCCCCTCTCCATGGATGATAATCCAAGAAAAAGTGCATCAAGTTCTCAAATTCCTATTGTCATTGCAAGCAGTGAATGTCTAATGAATAAGCTTCCATCCTGTTTGATAATGGACATACTGTCAAGATTGCCCATCACGACCATCTTGAATTGCCGGTGTGTTTGCAAGACTTGGCTTCACTACATCTCAGATTCTTTCTTTGCCAAACTCCATCTTGAAAGATCACCCACCAGCTTGCTAGTCAAAACCATATCCAACAATCCTGAATCAAGAAGCGTCCAGCTTGTCCAAATAACTGGAAAGCCTGTTGGTTTGCGCTTCCGTGTTGTTGAAGAAATGAAGTTTGTTCAGGAAATCAACCTACCCTATAATAATGATTTCTTGATTCAAAACTCTTGTAATGGGCTTCTTTGCATTTCTCAAACCTTCCAAGACGGCTCCCATGATGACATTTATTTGTGCAATCCAATTTTGGGGGAGTATATCTCCATTCCACTCGCTGCTGGTCAAGGTACAAGGCATAAGCGTAGTTTCAGTTTGGGATACAGTGCCATTACTAAAGAATACAAAGTGTTGCACactttttattggaagaaagggCCTGATTCCCAACCTGAGGCTGAAATATACACGATTGGTACAGGGAAATGGAGAAGTATTCACAAAGCTCTTCACAAGCTTGATATTTTCATGTTCGATAGTTTTGTGTGCGGATCAATCCATTGGGAACTTCGTGGTGAAGACAATTGTGTGAATAGTATAGGTTCTTTTAACTTTGAAAATGAGCAATTTAGCCAATTGTCCTTGCCGCCTCGCTATGATGAGGGCGATGTTACTTTGACAGTTTTTGAAGGTTGTCTGGGCGTGTCTTTCTTCAACACTTGTTGTGATACTCAATTTGAAATATGGGTTATGAAGGAGTATGGGAACAAGCAGTCTTGGACCAAACAGTTTACCGTTACAAACCTAGGTTTTGAAAACCTATATGAgcccttgatttttttgaacaGTGGATTGATCTTGATGATGGACAATCATGAAAGCTTTGTTATTTATGACACAAGAAGGAAATTCATAAAAGTTATTAGAATATGTCAGACTCAGGGAAGCAGATATGCAATTGCATACAAACCATCCTTTGTTTCGCTGAACGATATAGCAAAAGGAGAACAGCTGAAGATGTCAAGGTAATGTGTTATCCACTCATGGTGCTGCTAATTTAGGAAGGAGCAATTCCCACTTGAAGTTCTTGTGCTTCAAGAACACAATCAGGTCTTCGCATTGTTAGGCAGATGCATGTTATCATGTAGCTTCTTTGAGGGCACATTATGTAGGCTCCCCTGTGTTAGAACAATTAGGGTGTTGCTTGTATGCAAGgctttaaatgattttgatagcTGTATTTATCAGTTGCTgctttttttcccttgattgGTTCTATACTTTTGACAGAAGAGGGTTCACATGTGTATTTGTTGACATTTTGGAATTCATGTGTTCAGATTTTCAGTCCAAGCAGTTCACATAGATTACATCTGTTACTAATCACTGGCATTCTGACAATTTGTTCACACTCAGGAAGCAAGCTGGTAGAGAAGATGACGAGTCCTCTTCTGAAGGAGCATATAACTGCACCAGTCATGATCAACTTTCTGAGAGCATTCCTCCACAACACTCTGCAGAGTTTTTACCTGTTATTGCAAGTTCatgatcataaaacaaatttcagCAGGACAAACCGCCAAAGATGAACTAGCTGAGACTTCGTGGGAAAGTTTCTCTGGAGTTGAGCTGCTTGTTTTTGTTCTATCAAGAGTCAAGAAAAATTCCCAACTCGAACGCATTAGTTGTTTATGGTACTGCAtggtaaatcttttttttctttgttgtgcgAAAACTTGATTTCCATTCCAGTTATTGGAGCAATGTTGCTTTTGTAAAGAGCAAATTCATGGCTGGATAATTGATGGTATGTGATAATACTTGCTAGTGGAAtgctaaaattgtttttgatcaATTCATATCACaccattcctttctttattttttattaaattctaattGGATCAAATCCCGTATCGACTCATTGAGCCATTCTCAATTTTGTACTGGATCAACCATCCTGAATGATTGAAGAATTGCACTCAACTTCTTACCTAGCaagtgttttaaattaaattatgtaagaGTTGTTTTAATATAACTGAGTTAATTTGACAAGTACAATAGCAATTCTAAATAACCGGTAAAAAGTATGGTTtgacttaataaaaataaaataagattttttttttaatattgagataacgACATATTAGATCAACCCGGATTTCACGacttaacctgtcaaacctgcaaCTCGGATCATGGACTTCGTTCGgtttaacaactttattttttaaaattactttttacttAATAATATATGATGACAAAAGTAGATCACAAAATTGAGCGTCAGCCAAATACCGAGACATTTGTTTACGACTAAGAtgacctcatagaaaacaaatcaaaacaaattatgaataccaattcaaaatcaaccaaatattaaaggaaaaaattgataacaaaatccaaaaaggttcaatagaaaggaaaaaaaatgaatggaattaaaaaaaaaaattatttggtattgTTGTTAAACTCAACCTAGTCGGCTACCTTAAAACTTTTCATCTCAACTCCTTGTCTGACCCAGGTTTAAAATTAACCGGCATAGAAGTTAACTCTATGTAACCTAGTTGACTTGGTGTATCCAAAAGCAAATCGAATGACTagtaaaaatatggtttgactttacaaaaaattcaagatgatattattttttttacaattgagACACGACATATTTAATCAACTCAAGTTTTGCAGCTTAACGTGCAAAACCTGCAACCCGGATCATAAACTCCAATGGATTTAagatttttgtcttttaaaatagtttttttatttaatgatatgataaaaaaaaaataaacgctTGCAAAAACTAAATATCAACCAAATTTCAGAATGTTAATTTAAGAATgcaataatctcatagaaaataaattaaaataaattatgaccAGTTCAAGatcaataaaatgttaaggatgaaattagaagaaaaagatttggaaggtagaattaaaaaataaaaataaaaaataagattttcattgttcatatgaatAGTGTGTTGACTTTTGggtcacatattaatattttatgtatttttatgataacaattaaatgaaattagacTAATAATATGCTTAATtgatattatagaatgtatagaatgtatatatatgaatagaaaattaatgaaGGATTATTCCAATGTTAAAATTCCTATAGTTACTTCCGTGTTCtgccacatatatataaataggaaaggttGGCTAAGGTACAACCTAGgtcattctattattctcaacttggtatcagagccctaaacaaattaaaacactttctcttctctctactATGGACTTCTCATCCCAGCCGCAAGTTGCCTCCCTCTCTGCAGCACCGGCGGTGCCGGCTTCCTCTTCTACTGCAGCCCTTGCCTCCTTCAACGCTTCTATTCTGTCGTGGCCACAACCTACAGATGGTGGCCACACCCTCTTCAACCTAACCATTTCTCCTTTGCTACAGCCTTCTTCTGCTGTTGTTACTGTAGATTCTGCCACCAGCATTATCtcctgattagtacttaaaagtgcattctcattaaggctttatatcatcatattgcacctaaagtatcattaaattccctaacttaagcattttTTATAGTAACAAGTcttataatataagatagctttaagttatggt is a window encoding:
- the LOC112328496 gene encoding F-box protein At3g07870, with product MDDNPRKSASSSQIPIVIASSECLMNKLPSCLIMDILSRLPITTILNCRCVCKTWLHYISDSFFAKLHLERSPTSLLVKTISNNPESRSVQLVQITGKPVGLRFRVVEEMKFVQEINLPYNNDFLIQNSCNGLLCISQTFQDGSHDDIYLCNPILGEYISIPLAAGQGTRHKRSFSLGYSAITKEYKVLHTFYWKKGPDSQPEAEIYTIGTGKWRSIHKALHKLDIFMFDSFVCGSIHWELRGEDNCVNSIGSFNFENEQFSQLSLPPRYDEGDVTLTVFEGCLGVSFFNTCCDTQFEIWVMKEYGNKQSWTKQFTVTNLGFENLYEPLIFLNSGLILMMDNHESFVIYDTRRKFIKVIRICQTQGSRYAIAYKPSFVSLNDIAKGEQLKMSRKQAGREDDESSSEGAYNCTSHDQLSESIPPQHSAEFLPVIASS